In the genome of Rhodoferax sp. BAB1, one region contains:
- the xdhA gene encoding xanthine dehydrogenase small subunit, whose protein sequence is MEEKPLQFVRRGEIVSLTGVAPSRTLLEVLREDLQCTAVKEGCGEGDCGACTVVLAEPAGEGLSYKAINSCIRLAHSVHGMAVWTAQDIGARDGFVTAGPPQGDERPLGGQRPVSAAERGGTVLHPCQQAMVDKHGSQCGFCTPGFVMSLFGMYQNRVLAGQSISRETAQADLSGNLCRCTGYRPIFDAAQAMDTLPRVTVDEAAVLARLRQIAPAPAADYSAPTTLAELLKLRAEQPQAQLVAGCTDVGLWVTKQHRQFAQVLDVTRVEELRQLLRTPELLRIGAAVTLHEAYAALVADRPQLRRFAERFAGLPVRNSGTLGGNVANGSPIGDSMPLLLAMGATLVLASVRGERRLPLDDFYTGYRKNLLAPDEVLAFIEVPRPAPDEHLRVYKISKRQDDDISAVCLALNLQVQSGRIVASRIGAGGVAATPVRALKTEAALTGQPWGRATFEAVASVLAQEFSPISDMRASAAYRSSVLGRLLLRYWAEEQGELQLEALT, encoded by the coding sequence ATGGAAGAGAAACCGCTGCAATTCGTCCGCCGGGGTGAAATCGTCTCGCTCACGGGGGTGGCCCCCAGCCGCACCCTGCTGGAAGTGCTGCGCGAAGACCTGCAGTGCACGGCCGTCAAGGAAGGCTGTGGCGAGGGTGATTGCGGCGCCTGCACCGTGGTGCTGGCCGAGCCTGCGGGTGAGGGTCTGAGCTACAAGGCCATCAACAGCTGCATCCGCCTGGCCCATTCGGTGCACGGCATGGCCGTCTGGACCGCGCAGGATATCGGGGCGCGTGACGGCTTCGTCACCGCCGGGCCGCCCCAAGGTGACGAACGCCCCCTCGGGGGGCAGCGACCCGTGTCAGCGGCGGAGCGTGGGGGCACAGTTCTCCACCCCTGCCAGCAGGCCATGGTGGACAAACACGGAAGCCAGTGTGGTTTCTGCACCCCCGGTTTTGTCATGAGCCTCTTCGGCATGTACCAGAACCGTGTGCTGGCCGGTCAGAGCATCAGCCGCGAGACGGCGCAGGCCGACCTGTCGGGCAACCTCTGCCGCTGTACCGGTTACCGCCCCATCTTCGATGCCGCGCAAGCCATGGACACCCTGCCGCGCGTGACGGTGGACGAAGCCGCGGTGCTGGCCCGGCTGCGCCAGATCGCCCCCGCCCCCGCGGCCGACTACAGCGCGCCCACCACACTGGCTGAGTTGTTGAAGCTGCGCGCCGAACAGCCGCAAGCCCAGTTGGTGGCCGGCTGCACCGACGTGGGCCTGTGGGTCACCAAACAGCACCGCCAGTTCGCGCAGGTGCTGGATGTGACCCGCGTGGAGGAGTTGCGGCAGCTGCTCCGTACCCCGGAGTTGCTGCGTATCGGTGCGGCCGTCACCCTGCACGAAGCCTACGCGGCACTCGTGGCCGACCGTCCGCAGCTGCGCCGATTTGCCGAACGTTTTGCCGGCCTGCCCGTGCGCAACAGCGGCACCCTGGGCGGCAATGTGGCCAACGGCTCGCCCATCGGCGACAGCATGCCCCTGCTGCTGGCCATGGGCGCCACGCTGGTGCTGGCCAGTGTGCGCGGCGAGCGCCGTTTGCCCCTGGACGATTTCTACACGGGCTACCGCAAGAACCTGCTGGCGCCCGATGAGGTGCTGGCTTTCATCGAGGTGCCGCGCCCCGCGCCCGACGAACACCTGCGCGTGTACAAGATCTCCAAGCGCCAGGACGACGACATCTCTGCCGTCTGCCTGGCCTTGAACTTGCAGGTGCAGAGCGGGCGCATCGTGGCCTCTCGCATCGGCGCGGGCGGTGTGGCCGCCACGCCCGTGCGCGCGCTCAAAACCGAGGCTGCGCTCACGGGCCAGCCCTGGGGCCGCGCAACTTTTGAAGCAGTTGCCTCCGTGCTGGCGCAGGAGTTCTCACCCATCTCCGACATGCGCGCCAGCGCCGCCTACCGCAGCAGTGTGCTGGGCCGCCTGCTGCTGCGTTACTGGGCCGAAGAGCAGGGTGAGTTGCAGCTGGAGGCTTTGACATGA